The Morococcus cerebrosus sequence GTTAATCAGTTCCAGCAATTCGGACAGGGTGTCGTCTTGCGCCAGCCAGTTGCGGTAGCGGCATAAGGTGCTGTAATCGGGGATGCTCAGTTCGTCAAAACGGCAAAATAGGTTGAAATCGATGCGGGTGATGAGACTGTGTTCGAGTTCGGGATCGGAGAGGCTGTGCCATTGTCCGAGCAGGACGGCTTTGAACATGGACAACAGTGGATAGGCGGGACGGCCGCGGTGGTCTCGAAGGTAACGGGCTCTTTGACGATTCAGGTATTGTTCGATCGGTTGCCAATCAATCACCTGATCCAACTTCAATAATGGGAAGCGGTCGATGTGTTTGGCGATCATGGCTTGTGCGGTTTGCCGGAAGAAGGTGCTCATGGGAAATCCCCTAAATGTCTTGATGGGAATTTAGGGGATTTTGGGGAATTTTGCAAAGGTCTCAGCATATTTTTCATACAGGCCGTAAGCTGCCAACTCCGCATCGTCAGCGTGCGGCGCAAGCACTAGGATTTTTTTATCATCCAAAGACATACGCGGATAAACAGTCAGTCTGACTTCCTGATTTTCCAACGATATCCTTCTGCCCCGCAAAAAAATTTCCCGACTTTCAGCATCGAACATATCGCTGAAGTTCAAATATCTCACCCCCCTACCACCGTATTCGATGTAATGTTTCCAAATACCTTTACGGGTTTCAATCTCAATATAGGGCAACAACCATTTCCCCAGCCAAGAAGTTTCAACGCTTACCGCAGCCAAGACCGTATCATTAATATCCACTTCTTGAGGTAGTTTTATAACTCCACCCTCCAATCGCGCTACAAAATGCCGGGGTAAACAGTCATAGCGATAATCCTGCGTAACGTTATAGGCAAAGCGTTTAATATGCATCCTCATGATAATCATCAAGAAGCACATTATCCCAAGAACCAACACCGCAAATATTGTAAATAACAACATTATTCACCTCTAAAATTATTTTTCATAATATTACATTCCAACTTCATCCCTTTGGATTTATTACTTAACAGTCTCCGCTAAACAAATAACATAAAAACTCAAAAACAAACGCGATATGGCGAAATTTTCTTATATTTTACGAAGTTATACAAGTATTAAAAATCAAAATAACAAAAAAATAAACAACCTTAACATTGGATTTGTTAAAAAATATTAACTGTAATAAATATTACATGATGCAAAACGTCCTATTTATATAAGTCCTTCCTGCAAATAGCGCATAATCATAAGAATAATAACAATCCTAGATTCAATATCAGACAACCTCTTTTACCACGATGCACTCCCCTTTTTTCCCTGCTTACAAAAATCAGCAACGGCTTTCGAATACATACAAATCAAACAGATAAAACTCCCCAAAGCATGAACCATGCAGCAAATCCGAATTAAAAAGCTCTTTTCCGCAATACTTTGCTACCAACAATGAAAAAGGTCGTCTGAAACCCGTGTAATTAGGTTTCAGACGACCTTTCAATCATTAGGTGTTGCCCACCTGCTTTTAAAAATTACGCTTCTTTATTTTCGGTCGCTTTTTGACGCAGGCGCAAGCTCAATTCGCGCAGTTGTTTGTCGTCCACCGCATTCGGCGCGTTGGTCAGCAGACATTGGGCGCGTTGGGTTTTCGGGAAGGCAATCACGTCGCGGATGGATTCGGCGCCGGTCATCAGCGTAACCAAACGGTCGAGACCGAATGCCAAACCGCCGTGCGGAGGAGCGCCGAATTTCAGGTTGTCCAAGAGGAAGCCGAATTTTTCCTGTTGTTCTTCAGGGCTGATTTTCAGTGCGGCAAAGACTTTTTCCTGCACGTCGGCACGGTGGATACGGATAGAACCGCCACCGATTTCCCAGCCGTTCAACACCATGTCGTAGGCGCGGGCCAGGCAGTTTTCAGGATCGGACGCCATCAGGTCTTCATGGCCTGGCTTGGGCGAGGTGAACGGATGGTGCATGGCTGCCCAGCGGTCGCCGTCTTCGTCGTATTCGAACATCGGGAAATCGACGACCCACAAAGGTTTCCATTCGTCCACGAAGTAGCCGTTTTCCGCGCCGTGTTCCAAGCCGACTTTGATACGCAGTGCGCCGATGGCTTCGTTCACGACTTTGGCTTTGTCTGCGCCGAAGAAGATGATGTCGCCGTTTTGTGCGCCAGTACGCTCGATGATTTCTTTCAGGGTGTTTTCGGACAGGAATTTCACGATTGGAGATTGCAGGCCGCTGTCTTCGCCGTTGGAAAGGTTGCTGACGTCGTTCACTTTGATGTACGCCAAACCTTTCGCGCCGTAGATGCCGACAAATTTGGTGTATTCGTCGATTTCTTTGCGGCTGAATTTCGCGCCGTTCGGTACACGCAGAGCGACCACGCGGCCACCTTTCATGTCGGCTGCGCCACGGAATACTTTGAATTCTTCCGTTTTCATCAGGTCGGTCAGCTCGGTGAATTTCAGGTTGATGCGCATATCGGGTTTGTCGGAGCCGTAGTAGAACATGGCTTCCGAGTAAGGCATACGCGGGAAATCGCCCAAGTCCACGCCCAATGCGTCTTGGAAGACTTGTTTTGCCATGCCTTCGGTAATGTCCATGATTTCATCCTCGTTCAAGAACGAGGTTTCTAAGTCGATTTGGGTGAATTCAGGTTGACGGTCGGCGCGCAAGTCTTCGTCGCGGAAGCACTTGGTGATTTGATAGTAGCGGTCGAAACCCGCCACCATCAACAGTTGTTTGAACAATTGCGGCGATTGCGGCAGCGCGAAAAACTCGCCCGGATGAACGCGGCTCGGCACGAGGTAGTCGCGCGCGCCTTCAGGCGTGGAGCGGGTCAGCATCGGGGTTTCGATGTCGATGAAACCTTGCGCGTCCAGATAACGGCGAACGCCCATGGCGACTTGATAACGCAGGCGCAGGTTGCGCTGCATCACCGGACGGCGCAGGTCGATGACGCGGTTGGTCAGGCGCACGTTTTCGCTGATGTTTTCATCGTCGATTTGGAACGGCGGCGTAGCAGCGGCGTTCAATACTTCGATTTCTTTGGCAAGAATTTCGATTTTGCCGGAAATCATTTTGTCGTTGGTTGTGCCTTCGGGACGGTTGCGCACGCGGCCGGTAATGCTCAAAACGTATTCGTTGCGGGCGGAATCGGCAGTGGCAAACGCTTCGGGCGTGTCGGGGTCAATCACGACTTGGACAATGCCTTCGCGGTCGCGCAGGTCGATAAAAATCACACCGCCGTGGTCGCGTCGGCGGTGTACCCAGCCTTTGACGGTTACGGTTTGGTCTAAGTATTGCTCGCTGATCAGGCCGCAATAGTTGGTACGCATAAAATCACCTTTTTATATTGTTCAATTTGAAAAGAAGGAAAAGGTCGTCTGAAAAAGACACCTTAATTGTTTTGTTCTGTATCGCCGTTTTCAGACGACCTGTGTTCTGCCAAAGCCTTGACCCGAACTTCATCCGGCATCACCATACCCAGCGAAATCACATATTTCAATGCTTCGTCTACGCTCATATCGAGTTCGCGCACGTCGCTCTTTTTCACCATGATGTAATAGCCGCCGGTCGGATTGGGCGTGGTCGGCACATAGACGGAAAGATAGTCGTCATCGTGCGGCAGGCTGCCTTTGAGTTTGTCGGGGATGTGTCCTGAAACAAAGGCGATCGTCCAAATGTTGGGCTGCGGGAACGGAACCAATACAGGCGTTCTGAACGAGCGGCTGCTGTCGGAAAGCAGAGACTCGGATACTTTTTTGACGCTGGAATAGATGGACTTGACGACGGGAATCCGTCCCAGCAGGCTGTCCCATGCGGCGAGAATTTGGCGTCCTAAAACGTTGGCGGCGAACACGCCGGTCAGAAACAAGACGACAATGGCGGCAATAATGCCCAAGCCGGGAATGTTGAATCCCCAGAAATATTGAGGCTGCCATTGCTCGGGCAGCAGACTGATCAGCCGGTCGGCGGCAGATATGATATAGCTGACCGCCCAAATGGTTACGGCTATCGGCAGCCACACCAGCATGCCTGTAATCAGATATTTTTTTAATGCCTTGGCAACTTTTCCGCCTTCGGCCGTTTGTTCTGTCATCTTCTGTGTTATTCCGACAAATATCGCCCAAACGTTGCATTATACGCGTTTGGGCGATAGGAAACGAGTGTTTTTAATATGGGAAGGGTGTTTGTTTTGCTTTCAGACGACCTATGTACAACATGATGTAAAAGGTCGTCTGAAAACGGGGTTGGGCGTCAAATTCCGTCCCAGTCGTTGAACATCAGGCCGATGCCGATGCCGTTTTGTTTGTGGTTGTAATCAATCAGGCTTTCGCCGTAGCCGTGAAAGCCGCGCACGACGCCTTTGAGTTTGCCTTTAATCGGGAAAGTGTAGGCGGCTTCAACCGCGCCGTGTCCGGTTTTGGGATTGTAGCGCAGCAGGGACGAAATATTTTGTTTGTCGTTCAGACGGTATTGCAGCTTCAAATCGCCATGACCCATGTAGTCGGTAATGTCGGGATTATCGTTGTTTTCACCGGTCTGATCGAATGCGCGCATCCACACGCGCGGGATAACGGTCAGCTTGCCCCATTCCATCCCTGCCATCGCGTAAACGCGGTTCCATGAGCGGGATTCGGGGCGGCTTTGTCCGTTGGATTGGTGGACAAAACCTGCACCGACCATGCGCAGTTTTCCGCCGAACGGTAAATCTGCCTTCACGGGCTGGGTCAGGAAAATTTCGGGTTCGTAATCGGTATTGCGGAACGGCGCGGATTTTCTGCCTTGGTTATAAATCTGCCAATCGGATTTTTGGGTGTAGCCGAACCACAAATCCGCGCGGGTTTTAAACAAATCTTCGGCGATTTTGCTTTTGAACGAAACTTGAAGTTTGGTTTCTATGTGTTTCTGTTCGCTGAATTTTTCCTGATTGGTCGTGCCGCGCGAAGGGGAGTGGGGATGAAGGTTGGGCGAGCTGTTGTACCATGCGGGCATCAGGTACATAGGATTGTGTTCGCGCACGCTCAATAAGCCGCGCGAGTCGTTTTTGTCCAAATCGTACATCAGGCTCAACGGCGTGTAGGCATCGGCAGTAGTACGCAGATTGTCTTCCGAAAGGGTGGATTGTTCTTTATTTTCGTCAAACACAATCGTCGCCGCTTTTTTCTCGCGGCTGGTGCTGATGGTTTTGGGTAAATCGACCGGTGCTTTGGCGGTTTCTTCGCGAATGACGGGCAGCGGGGCTTGCGGCGGCAGTTGTGCCGAATAAATGCTGTCGTAACACGCCAAACGGGTGGCATTGTCTTGAATGGAAGTGCATTGCAAAGCCGTGTCGGCGTAGGCGGCAGGGGCGGCTGCGCCGCCGACAAGAATAAGCATCAAAGCGCGCCGACATTTGGCTAATGACGGTTTTTTGTTCTTTATGGCATCGCTTTGCGCCAAATTGTGTTTCAACATCTTGTTCATCATTTCATTCATGGGGTTGCCGATTGGATGTTTTCAGACGACCTTTTGCCTGGAAATCGAGATTAATCGTGTGAAAAACAGATCAAACCGCATTTTACCGCCTTGCGCCTGCTTTACGACAGGTCGTCTGAAAAGTTTACATCAACTTGCATCACATACGGCAATGCCCCTGAAAGGTTAAGACCTCAGGGGCATCGTTATCTGCTTGCCCGTCCCGACGTGATCAAACACCAAGACGATAGACGAAAAAGATTAAGCCAATGCTTTTACTTTGGCAGACAGACGGCTCTTATGGCGGGCTGCTTTGTTTTTGTGGAATACGCCTTTGTCAGCGATACGGTCGATGACTTTGACGGACTCTTGGTAAACTACTTGAGCAGCAGCTTTGTCGCCGGCTTCAACTGCTTTCAACACTTTTTTCACTGCGGTACGGAATGCAGTACGCAGGCTGGCGTTGTGGGCGCGTTGTTTAACCGATTGGCGGGCACGTTTGCGGGCTTGTACGCTGTTTGCCATATTAAATATCTCCTGAAAAAATAAATTCTGTAAACGCGCAATTTTAAAGACAGATTTCTCTATATGCAAGTATTTTCTCTGTTTGCGCGCGCAAATCGCCCGTATTTTGCCCAAAAACGACATCTTGTGCAACGCCGTTTTCCCGAGTCTAAGAAATCGTGCCTTATTTCAATAAAAATCAGTCAGATATTGCTTTGAGTTCTCACCTACTTCCATTACAATAGCCCCGCTTTGCGCCGGGGTATTGATGGGGTGCAGAGTGTTCATTTTCTGTTAACAATCTTTCATCAGGAATATGCCCGTATGAAAAAATCCGTATTAGCCGTATTGGCGGCATTATCGCTGGCCGCTTGCGGCGGTGGCGAGAAAAAAACCGAGCAACCTCAAGCAGGCAGCGCGCCTGTTGCCAATGCCGAAGCAGCCGCCACCGATACTTTGAACATCTACAACTGGTCGAACTACGTTGACGAGAGTACCGTTGAAGACTTCAAAAAAGCCAATAATCTGAAGCTGACCTACGACCTTTACGAAAACAACGAAACCCTCGAAGCCAAAATGCTGACCGGCAAATCCGGCTATGACTTGGTCGTTCCCGGTATCGCTTTCCTGCCCCGTCAAATCGAAGCGGGTGCTTATCAGAAAGTCAATAAAGACCTGATTCCCAATTACAAAAACATCGATCCCGAATTGTTGAAAATGCTGGAAACTGCCGATCCGGGCAACCAGTATGCCGTTCCTTATTTCTCCGGTGTCAACACTTTGGCGATTACGGCGAAGGGTAAGGAGCTTTTGGGTGGTAAGCTGCCTGAAAACGGTTGGGATTTGCTGTTCAAGCCCGAATACACCAACAAGCTGAAATCATGCGGCATCGCCCTGTGGGATACGCCGAGCGAAATGTTCCCGATTTTGTTGAATTACTTGGGTAAAGATCCTAAAGGTACAAATCCTGATGATTTGAAAGCAGCGGCGGAAGTGCTAAAAACCATCCGTCCCGATGTAAAACGTTTCAGTCCGTCTATTATTGACGAATTGGCGCGCGGCGACATCTGTCTCGCAGCGGGTAACGGCGGCGACTTGAACTTGGCGAAAGCCCGTTCCGAAGAAGTGAAAAACAATGTCGGTATTGAAGTCTTGACGCCGAAAGGCATGGGCTTCTGGATCGAGTCTTGGTTGATTCCTGCTGATGCGAAAAACATCGCCAATGCCCACAAATACATCAACTACACGCTTGATCCCGAAGTGGCTGCGAAAAACGGTATTGCCGTTACCTTCGCGCCGGCCAGCAAACCGGCACGCGAAAAAATGCCTGCCGAGCTGGTGAACACACGTTCTATTTTCCCGAACGAGCAAGACATGAAAGACGGTTTCGTGATGCCTCAAATGAGCGCAGATGCGAAAAAACTGTCTGTCAACTTGTGGCAAAAAATCAAAGTCGGCTCCAATTAATCCGGAATATTCAAAAACGCCGTCTGAAATTCTTCAGACGGCGTTTCTAATTTTACCGCAATATCCGTGCCGTTCACCTATTGCCTTGATGCACGGTTACTTAGGTTAAAACTTCATCTCCAAAGTCAGGGTGTAATTTCGTCCCGGTGCGGCGTAGCGGTTATACCTGCCGACATTATTGTGCCTATTGACCGCTCCTTCGGCAGTCTGCCTTACAGACTCCCAAGTGGTATACCGGTAGTTGAAGAGGTTATACACGCCTGCGCGCAGGGTCAGGTGTTTCTTGATATTGTAATATCCGGAAACATCCGTAACATGCCAAGGCCGCGTCCGCCGTGATGCTGCTTTTTTAGCATTGGCATTACCGTTCAACAGCGCCTGGCTGCCTAGCAGTTCGTCAACAGATTTTGCCTTGGAATAAGTAAACATCGTATTGATGCCCCATATTCCGTCAGGATGGTCGTAACCCAAACCCAATACATATCGTGAAGGTTGGACGGCATCAAAGAGATATGAAGTTACAAACGTCCTGTCGGCGCGTATATCGGCATCTTTGACCTTGATACGGTTATAGGCAAGCGTGGAATACAACCCGTCCGGCAACCCGCCCCATACACCGTGCCAATCGATTTTACCCAAAATATTGATACCGGCTATCCGTGCATTTTGAGCATTTCGGTATCCGGGGTCGCCAGAAGCCGAAGTTTGCCCGTTTTGAGTTCGGGTTTCATAACCGAATGCAATCAGGTCGCGATAAGCATTGTTGAAATAGCTGGCTTCCAAATTGCCGAAGTCCCCTTTAAATACAATACCTGTCTCTCTATTAAAGGATTTTTCCGGTTTCAGATCCAACGTTTTCAAAGACTCCCCAGCTCTCCAGCCGTACATTTCGGCAAACGACGGTAGACGGAAGCCCGTAGAAGCGCGATAAGTCAAATCCATCCAGGTGAAAGGCTTGAGGACTACGCCTGCGTTCCAAGAAAGGTTGCGGTGAGTGCCGGTAGAGACACTCTTATCTTCCGAATGCGTACTGCGGTAATCGTAACGTATACCTGCTCCGACATCCGCCCACCTGCCCAAACGAACATTGTCTTGAACGGCTGCATAATAACCGTTGCCGCCGATATTCCTCGGTGTGCAGTCTGTATAGGTGTTATTGCCGAAACGGCATATCGGCGATGTATTGACCGTGGTCTTGCCGATAGACACCCAATACGGTTTGCCTTGGCTTCCGTTGGGTGACTGCGCCCCTTCCGGGATTTTCGATCCATATGCCTGAACTGCGTTTTGAAGATAATAATCGCTGTGGGACAATTGCGACTTAAAGCGGTCGTACCCTAGATTGATACTCAGATTGTGACGAATTTTGGCCGTATCAAATGCCTTTTTAAATACTGCTTGGAACAGGTTTCGGCTTTCTTCATAAATCATCCGGTCGGATTTATAGAAGGAATACGGTTTATTGCCGTCGGGACGGCAATTTTTATCCGAACCGTCGTGAGAGCAATGCGTCTGCTGCAAACGGTTGTCCAAATCTATACCTTGCCGGTCATAAGAAAGTCGGGCGTAATCGGCCCAGGTATCCTTGTCAGCATTATGGTAAACATATTCGACCCCGTACCGGTTTTTAGTATGGCGTTCATCATAAAACACGCCGGTACCGTAACCGATACCCTGCAATGTACCGCCCTCTCCCTGAACAAACAGCCTTTCGGCCTTATTATTGCCCGAATATTTGCCAAAGCCGCTCGGCGTACCGTTTCTCCGGACACTTTCATTCAGATCGGCCTCGGTAAAATAGGCAGGAACAGTCATATCCCGTGTATCAAAGGTCTGCTGCGTACGTTCAAGAACGGCTCCGACATAATGGCGGTTGTCCAAATGCCAACCCGGTCGGAACAGCCATGATTGTCTGCCATACTCAAGCGGGTCCGCAAGGAAGCGGCTGGGGCCGGTATAATCCTGCGTGCTGGCGGTTTTGCGCTCATCTTTGGCCAAAGCATCTTTTTTCGCATTGTCTTTACAGGCCGCATATCCATTGGAACACTCCTCTTCGACAATGAAATTTGCGTACGGATGGGTATCCTCGACCGGCATCAGCCGGTTGAAACTTTGCACACCTTTACCAGCATCTTTATGCGCGTGGATTTCCTTCCCCCGCCGTTTAGTATAAATAAGGAGGGCTTCCGCGCCGCCGCTGCGTCCTGCAAGCGCAAGGGACTGTGTCAGGGCATGGTCTTTTCCAGAATAGGCAGTTTTACTCTGAATGCCCCACTGTTTTCCCTCTCCGATAATGTCGGCTGCGGTTTTGGTTTGAAATGCGACCGAACCTGCCAATGCGCCGTTTCCGTATTCTGATGAATTCGAACCCTTGCTGATTTCAACGGCCTTAACGTTTTCATACTCAATTTCATTGATTGCGCCGCTGCTGCCCGCCGTCCTCGTCCCACCCAATGCCGCCTGCGCGGTGTAGGACTGTATTTGCGAAACGCCGTCTACCGTTAAGGAAACGCGGTTTTTATCCATGCCACGTATTGAATAGCCGGAACTTGCGCCCCGACCCTGTTCGACCACGGCAATACCCGGATCGTAACGGGTCAGGTCTCGGATATTCAAAACCTGTTCTTTACTTAGCGTCTCGGAAGATTTAACCAGCTTGCCCAGCCCGGTTACTTCGTTATCACGGCGGGTTTTCTGTTTTTTCGCATTGACCTGCACGGTATCGAGCTGCTTTTCCCACACTTGTCCGGACGGTAAAACATCCGCATAAGCAGGCAGCGCAGTCATCAGCGACAGGCATAAAATATTTAATCGGAACAAATGTTGCTGTTTCATATCATTTCTCTACTTACTGCCTTCAGACGGCATTTAAAGCCGATATGCCGTCTGAAGAATTTTCCTCTGTCAACCGGCAGCCCAGTTTACCGGACAAGCTGTTGGCGTTTCGTACCGAATACCACTGCCGACTTGCCGCTTTCTCCCTCCAATGTATTTCCGGAGAACGATCCGCCCATCTCAATGGCGTTTTTGCCGTAGAAGCCGCCGGACACATCTGCACGGATATTCGTCCGTTTCGGATCGATGGTATTTTTCGGATCTAATGCAAAGCCGTTTTCACCGGTTTTCGCCACACCTGAAAAACCGTTGCCCTGAATCGTGGCAGTGATGGTGAATACGGGGGCAATGCGGTCTTTCGCCGTCAGCATACCGTTGAGGGTTTTCTCGGCAAAATTAACTTTAAACTCCGCCCGGTTACCGCCTTCCTTATTGGAAGGTTCGGCACTCCAGCTCGTACCATTAACAATAGTACCCGACCATGTACCGCGATATACCGCCTCTCCCGCCGTTACAGGCATATCGGAAACCGGCGTACGGCTGCCCTGCAGGAACATATCGTGCGAACCGCCGTGTTCCAACACCCCGAAATGCAGGTAATCCAAATTGGAGCAGCATACCGACACCTTCACACCGTCTTTCTCAAATATATGCTGGAATGCCGTCTGAGTGCCTTCGGACGGCACAAGCGCAAGCTCTACGCCGTCAATCAGCAGTTTGGCCACGTTGCCGAAGCTGTCTATCTGTTTTTTCACAAAATCCGCACCGATGCGGTAAGCGTCCATAAAGGTTTCAGCCAATGGTTTTTCTGCACCGTCTTTCTGTTTCGCGCTGAATACGGCAAGCACTTTCTTATCGTTTGCCAAAAACTTGCCGCCCAACTCATCGCCCTGAGGCCCGTAGAAACCACCTTCCAGACTATCAGAATCAGAAACGAAGGGATGACCGTTCCCAGTATCTTTATCTGCAGCCAACGCCTTACCTTTGAAACGGTTACCGTGCAGGTTAGCCTGAATGTCGTAACGTTTAATTTGTTTGGCTTTATTTTCGGTTTCGTTATGGGTAATCCGGTTATTGCGGTAGAGCACGCCGGTCATGGTCTTGGCGGCGAAATCCACCTCAAACTCGCTGGTCAGCCCAAAATCGGTCTGACCTTCCGGTGCCTCGCTTTTATTGCGCAACACATCCGCTTCCTCGGCAGACAAAGCCCCGTACCTATCGCCCGCTTGCGAATTACCCAACTGGGAAAACTTCTGTTTTTCCTTGGCATCGGTTACATAATCCCAAGTGCCTTTGTAAATCGACTTGCCCATCGGCAGAGCTTGGGAAGGATTGCTGCCTTTATAGAAAAGGTAGCCGTCCGCGCCGGAAAGGGCGATATTGTTTTTGAAATCGATTTTATTGGCACCGTTGCGGTAGATATAGCCCGAGCGGACATATTGGAAATCCGTGTATCCTTCCACACGGCTTTTGCCGTCGCCCGTTGTGATGGATTCGTTCAGCGTACCCTTATCCATCGCAAAAATCTCATTCTTTTGGGGAAACTCACCCGGCTCACCCGCACCTAATTTCTCCCAATCCGCTTCTGATAATGCCTTATGATCTTCTTTATTTTTCGGGTGCCAGTTCCGACGCGGTATTTTGGCTGCAAAACCGTAAACCGGACGGTCGTTTTCCGCCGCCTGCGCTTCATCGGGTTTTGCCGGTTTTTCAGTCTGTTCGTCTTGGTATTTCGGTGCTTCGGACTGCGGGTTGTGCTGTTTCGTTTCCACGCTGTCCAAATCGAAACTGCCGCCGCCCGCGCAGGCAGAAAGCAGCAGCACAGGCAGGATACCGGCTGCTTGGGCAATAAGTGAATTTTTCATATCAACTTTTTTAAAAATGATAATAGTTTATATTTTATTAACTTAAAATGTAATTTGCAAACATTTTCTGACGTACCTTCACAAAAAACACCCGCACATCCTTACTCCGGATATGCGGGTGTTTGAGCAAACCTTGCCTAACCCAAAGACACCATTTCAATCTGCTCCATCGTCCTACCCAGAAAACGTTCGCCTATCGTTCTGAATTTCAAAGGAATATCGCTGACATAAAAACGATAGTCGGGATTATTGTTGTCAGTATTGAGTAATTCCTCCTGCGCAAGGACGCGTGCTGTTTCTTCAGCCGTCGTAATTGTAGAATCAACCAACGCGACATTACCCGCCTCCCTACCGATTAAGGGCTTGAGCAAGGGAAAGTGCGTGCAGCCCAACACCAGCGTATCGATGCCGTGTGCAAGCAATGGTTTGAGGTATTCGCATACGGTCAGGTGGGTAACTTCATGTTCCAACCAACCTTCCTCATCGGTACGGGTATGTTGTTTGTAACCGAGTCTGTAGAGGCCGTTTTTCTTTGTCCAACGGGCATCTTTGTCCTTACTCGGTGTGGTTTGGCCGCTGACTTGTCCTTCTTCATCGACTTCTATAGCCTGACGCTGTTTGCTGCCGGCGGTCTGAATAATGGTGGCGTCAATGACGGCAGCGGATGCTTTCTCTATTTTTAGGCCTTTTTCGGTCAGTTGGCAGTTAATCAGTTCCAGCAATTCGGACAGGGTGTCGTCTTGCGCCAGCCAGTTGCGGTAGCAGCATAAGGTGCTGTAATCGGGGATGCTCAGTTCGTCAAAACGACAAAACAGGTTGAAATCGATGCGGGTGATAAGGCTGTGTTCGAGTTCGGGATCGGAAAGGTTGTGCCATTGTCCGAGCAGGACGGCTTTGAACATGGACAAAAGGGGATAGGCGGGACGGCCGCGGTGGTCTCGGAGGTAACGGGTTTTTTGACGATTCAGGTATTGCTCGATCAGTTGCCAATCAATCACTTGATCCAACTTCAATAGTGGGAAGCGGTCGATGTGTTTGGCAATCATGGCTTGAGACCTTTGCAAAAAAGCCCTTCCTTCGACAGCCGGAACCCAAACACAGGTTTTCAGCTGTTTTCGCCCCTAATTACGCCTAATTTTACCCAAATACCCCCTTAATCCTCCCCGGATACCTGATAATCAGGTATCCGGGTCACCTTTTAGGCGGCAACAGACACACTTAACCTGTTAGCTGCTTTCAATAGGTTCAAACACATCGCCTTCAGATGGCTTTGCGCACTCACTTTAATCAGCCCGAAATAGGCTGCCCGGGCATAGCGGAATTTACGGTGCAGCGTACCAAAGCTTTGTTCGACCACATAACGGGTCTTCGACAAATATCGGTTGCGTTTGGTTTGCACTTCCGTCAGCGGACGGTTGCGGTGGGCTTTGCGCATAATGCCGTCCAGCAACTGATGCTCTTTCAGATGTTGCCGGTTTTCCGCACTGTCGTAGCCTTTATCGGCATAGACGGTCGTACCTTCAATGCCCTCCAGCAAAGGCAACAGGTGGTTGCACTCATGGGTATTGGCGGGGGTGATGTGCAGTTTCTCGATATAGCCTTCCTCATCGGTACGGGTATGTTGTTTGTAACCGAGTTTGTAGAGGCCGTTTTTCTTTGTCCAACGGGCATCTTTGTCCTTACTCGGTGTGGTTTGGCCGCTGACTTGTCCTTCTTCATCGACTTCTATGGCCTGACGC is a genomic window containing:
- a CDS encoding lactoferrin/transferrin family TonB-dependent receptor, which codes for MKQQHLFRLNILCLSLMTALPAYADVLPSGQVWEKQLDTVQVNAKKQKTRRDNEVTGLGKLVKSSETLSKEQVLNIRDLTRYDPGIAVVEQGRGASSGYSIRGMDKNRVSLTVDGVSQIQSYTAQAALGGTRTAGSSGAINEIEYENVKAVEISKGSNSSEYGNGALAGSVAFQTKTAADIIGEGKQWGIQSKTAYSGKDHALTQSLALAGRSGGAEALLIYTKRRGKEIHAHKDAGKGVQSFNRLMPVEDTHPYANFIVEEECSNGYAACKDNAKKDALAKDERKTASTQDYTGPSRFLADPLEYGRQSWLFRPGWHLDNRHYVGAVLERTQQTFDTRDMTVPAYFTEADLNESVRRNGTPSGFGKYSGNNKAERLFVQGEGGTLQGIGYGTGVFYDERHTKNRYGVEYVYHNADKDTWADYARLSYDRQGIDLDNRLQQTHCSHDGSDKNCRPDGNKPYSFYKSDRMIYEESRNLFQAVFKKAFDTAKIRHNLSINLGYDRFKSQLSHSDYYLQNAVQAYGSKIPEGAQSPNGSQGKPYWVSIGKTTVNTSPICRFGNNTYTDCTPRNIGGNGYYAAVQDNVRLGRWADVGAGIRYDYRSTHSEDKSVSTGTHRNLSWNAGVVLKPFTWMDLTYRASTGFRLPSFAEMYGWRAGESLKTLDLKPEKSFNRETGIVFKGDFGNLEASYFNNAYRDLIAFGYETRTQNGQTSASGDPGYRNAQNARIAGINILGKIDWHGVWGGLPDGLYSTLAYNRIKVKDADIRADRTFVTSYLFDAVQPSRYVLGLGYDHPDGIWGINTMFTYSKAKSVDELLGSQALLNGNANAKKAASRRTRPWHVTDVSGYYNIKKHLTLRAGVYNLFNYRYTTWESVRQTAEGAVNRHNNVGRYNRYAAPGRNYTLTLEMKF
- a CDS encoding transferrin-binding protein-like solute binding protein; this encodes MKNSLIAQAAGILPVLLLSACAGGGSFDLDSVETKQHNPQSEAPKYQDEQTEKPAKPDEAQAAENDRPVYGFAAKIPRRNWHPKNKEDHKALSEADWEKLGAGEPGEFPQKNEIFAMDKGTLNESITTGDGKSRVEGYTDFQYVRSGYIYRNGANKIDFKNNIALSGADGYLFYKGSNPSQALPMGKSIYKGTWDYVTDAKEKQKFSQLGNSQAGDRYGALSAEEADVLRNKSEAPEGQTDFGLTSEFEVDFAAKTMTGVLYRNNRITHNETENKAKQIKRYDIQANLHGNRFKGKALAADKDTGNGHPFVSDSDSLEGGFYGPQGDELGGKFLANDKKVLAVFSAKQKDGAEKPLAETFMDAYRIGADFVKKQIDSFGNVAKLLIDGVELALVPSEGTQTAFQHIFEKDGVKVSVCCSNLDYLHFGVLEHGGSHDMFLQGSRTPVSDMPVTAGEAVYRGTWSGTIVNGTSWSAEPSNKEGGNRAEFKVNFAEKTLNGMLTAKDRIAPVFTITATIQGNGFSGVAKTGENGFALDPKNTIDPKRTNIRADVSGGFYGKNAIEMGGSFSGNTLEGESGKSAVVFGTKRQQLVR
- a CDS encoding transposase, giving the protein MIAKHIDRFPLLKLDQVIDWQLIEQYLNRQKTRYLRDHRGRPAYPLLSMFKAVLLGQWHNLSDPELEHSLITRIDFNLFCRFDELSIPDYSTLCCYRNWLAQDDTLSELLELINCQLTEKGLKIEKASAAVIDATIIQTAGSKQRQAIEVDEEGQVSGQTTPSKDKDARWTKKNGLYRLGYKQHTRTDEEGWLEHEVTHLTVCEYLKPLLAHGIDTLVLGCTHFPLLKPLIGREAGNVALVDSTITTAEETARVLAQEELLNTDNNNPDYRFYVSDIPLKFRTIGERFLGRTMEQIEMVSLG